A DNA window from Vigna angularis cultivar LongXiaoDou No.4 chromosome 1, ASM1680809v1, whole genome shotgun sequence contains the following coding sequences:
- the LOC108338939 gene encoding cytochrome c6, chloroplastic isoform X2 produces MREKKPILAWQELKFFKSLAPPLVAAFLVLSPICTTPLSSAQAVDFQRGATLFRQACIGCHDAGGNIIQPGSTLFTKDLQRNGVDTEEAIYRVTYYGKGRMPGFGKECMPRGQCTFGARLEDEDIKILAQFVKLQADQGWPSIDTQEK; encoded by the exons ATGAGGGAAAAGAAGCCAATTCTTGCATGGCAAGAACTGAAGTTCTTCAAGAGTTTGGCTCCTCCTCTTGTGGCTGCTTTTCTTGTCTTATCTCCAATTTGCACCACTCCAC TTTCAAGTGCTCAAGCCGTAGATTTTCAGAGAGGAGCCACATTGTTTCGTCAAGCTTGTATTGGATGTCACGATGCAGGTGGAAACATAATACAACCG GGGTCAACTCTATTTACAAAGGATTTACAGAG AAATGGAGTTGATACAGAAGAAGCGATTTATCGTGTCACTTACTATGGCAAAGGACGAATGCCA GGCTTTGGTAAAGAGTGCATGCCACGGGGTCAGTGCACATTCGGAGCTCGTTTGGAAGATGAAGATATCAAGATATTGGCTCAGTTTGTCAAGTTGCAGGCTGATCAAGGGTGGCCAAGTATAGACACTCAAGAAAAgtga
- the LOC108338939 gene encoding cytochrome c6, chloroplastic isoform X1, which produces MKVASLISGSTDYTRLFSIKDNAMREKKPILAWQELKFFKSLAPPLVAAFLVLSPICTTPLSSAQAVDFQRGATLFRQACIGCHDAGGNIIQPGSTLFTKDLQRNGVDTEEAIYRVTYYGKGRMPGFGKECMPRGQCTFGARLEDEDIKILAQFVKLQADQGWPSIDTQEK; this is translated from the exons ATGAAAGTTGCTTCGTTGATTTCTGGTTCCACTGATTACACTCGCCTCTTCTCCATTAAG GACAATGCGATGAGGGAAAAGAAGCCAATTCTTGCATGGCAAGAACTGAAGTTCTTCAAGAGTTTGGCTCCTCCTCTTGTGGCTGCTTTTCTTGTCTTATCTCCAATTTGCACCACTCCAC TTTCAAGTGCTCAAGCCGTAGATTTTCAGAGAGGAGCCACATTGTTTCGTCAAGCTTGTATTGGATGTCACGATGCAGGTGGAAACATAATACAACCG GGGTCAACTCTATTTACAAAGGATTTACAGAG AAATGGAGTTGATACAGAAGAAGCGATTTATCGTGTCACTTACTATGGCAAAGGACGAATGCCA GGCTTTGGTAAAGAGTGCATGCCACGGGGTCAGTGCACATTCGGAGCTCGTTTGGAAGATGAAGATATCAAGATATTGGCTCAGTTTGTCAAGTTGCAGGCTGATCAAGGGTGGCCAAGTATAGACACTCAAGAAAAgtga